A window from Pedobacter africanus encodes these proteins:
- the hpf gene encoding ribosome hibernation-promoting factor, HPF/YfiA family has protein sequence MKITVQSIHFNADQKLLDFIQRKVDKLDQFFDQIISGEVYLKLENVDDEANKISEIKLIVPGGTMFAKEQCKSFEEATDLAIESLRKQITKHKDKTRTKLSEHKVLLNADEVSDY, from the coding sequence ATGAAAATTACAGTTCAATCGATCCATTTCAATGCAGACCAGAAGTTGTTAGATTTTATTCAGAGGAAAGTGGATAAATTAGATCAGTTCTTTGACCAGATTATTAGTGGGGAAGTGTATTTAAAATTAGAAAATGTAGATGATGAGGCAAATAAGATCAGTGAGATCAAACTGATTGTACCAGGGGGTACAATGTTTGCAAAAGAGCAATGTAAATCATTTGAAGAGGCAACAGATTTGGCGATAGAATCCTTAAGAAAGCAAATTACCAAACATAAAGATAAGACGAGAACTAAGCTAAGCGAGCACAAGGTACTTTTGAATGCAGATGAAGTGTCTGATTACTAG
- a CDS encoding tyrosine-type recombinase/integrase, whose protein sequence is MTVEHFLTYLQHEKRYSSHTLQSYKTDLLQFGDFMLNTFELTLTEVKYVHVRNFMVALMDDGVSENSVGRKLSTLRSFYKYLLRENAVAMNPMALVKAPKVPKRLPVFVDELKLDELLDSEVLFDESFASQRDKLVIETLFGTGIRLAELLLLKEGDVNFYESTIRVMGKRNKERIIPIGRTLEELLKDYIKLKTLQNFDNKTELLFVTDKGAAAYPSLIYRIVQRYLTYVSTQDKKSPHVLRHSYATSLLNRGADLNAIKELLGHASLAATQVYTHNSVERLKTIYKQAHPKA, encoded by the coding sequence ATGACTGTTGAGCATTTTTTAACCTATCTTCAGCACGAGAAGAGATATTCTTCACATACCCTACAGTCTTACAAAACAGATCTGCTTCAGTTTGGTGATTTTATGCTGAACACCTTTGAGTTGACCTTAACCGAGGTGAAATATGTTCATGTCAGGAATTTCATGGTTGCATTGATGGATGATGGGGTTTCTGAAAATTCTGTAGGAAGAAAGCTATCTACCTTACGCAGCTTTTATAAATACCTGCTCCGTGAAAATGCGGTTGCTATGAATCCTATGGCCCTTGTTAAGGCGCCTAAGGTTCCTAAGCGCCTTCCGGTATTTGTTGATGAGCTGAAGCTTGATGAGCTGCTGGACTCTGAGGTGCTCTTTGATGAAAGTTTTGCTTCACAGCGTGATAAACTGGTTATCGAAACTTTGTTTGGTACCGGAATACGCTTGGCGGAATTGCTGTTGCTAAAAGAAGGTGATGTTAATTTCTATGAATCGACCATCAGGGTGATGGGCAAAAGGAATAAGGAACGGATTATTCCGATAGGAAGGACCTTAGAGGAATTGTTAAAGGATTACATCAAATTGAAAACATTACAAAATTTTGATAACAAAACAGAGTTGTTATTCGTTACTGATAAAGGAGCCGCAGCTTATCCATCATTGATATACCGGATAGTGCAGCGTTATTTGACATATGTATCTACGCAGGACAAGAAAAGTCCGCATGTGCTGCGGCATTCCTATGCCACCAGTTTGTTAAACAGAGGCGCGGATTTGAATGCTATAAAGGAATTGCTGGGGCATGCCAGCCTGGCCGCAACACAGGTTTATACACACAATTCAGTAGAAAGATTAAAAACAATATATAAACAGGCCCATCCAAAGGCGTAA
- the rpsU gene encoding 30S ribosomal protein S21, translating to MIIINIKDGESLDKALKRFKKKFEKTGVLRELRSRQAYEKKSVARRTQVKHAIYKQNMQLEGTI from the coding sequence ATGATCATTATTAATATTAAAGACGGCGAATCATTAGATAAGGCGTTAAAACGTTTCAAAAAGAAATTTGAAAAAACCGGAGTGTTAAGAGAATTACGTAGCCGCCAAGCTTATGAGAAAAAATCTGTAGCTCGTCGTACGCAAGTGAAACACGCTATTTATAAGCAAAACATGCAACTTGAAGGAACTATCTAG
- a CDS encoding acyl-CoA dehydrogenase encodes MLEMMDGPVGYSFSTSENQEMIRRMVRDFADKNIRPKLMEWDEAQYFPVEVFKQLGELGLMGVLVPEVYGGSGFGYQEYVDVIVEVAKVCGSVGLSVAAHNSLCTGHILAFANEEQKQKWLPKLATAEWIGAWGLTEANTGSDALRMMTTAVLDGNEYVINGAKNWITHGKTGDVAVVMVRTGDKGDSKGISAIVVERGTPGFSAGKKENKLGMRASETTEMIFDNCRVPKENLLGKEGEGFKQAMKVLDGGRISIAALSLGIARGAYESAVAYAKERHQFGQPIASFQGISFKLADMATEIEAAELLIRQAADLKNRGLPMSKESAMAKYFASEVAVRCATEAVQIFGGYGYTKDFPVEKFYRDSKLCTIGEGTSEIQKIVIAREVLKN; translated from the coding sequence ATGCTAGAAATGATGGACGGTCCTGTAGGATACAGCTTTAGTACCTCAGAGAATCAAGAGATGATCAGGAGGATGGTGAGGGATTTTGCCGATAAAAATATCAGGCCAAAATTGATGGAATGGGATGAAGCGCAATATTTTCCTGTTGAAGTTTTTAAGCAACTGGGAGAACTTGGTTTGATGGGCGTGTTGGTGCCGGAAGTTTACGGCGGATCGGGTTTTGGTTACCAGGAATATGTAGATGTAATTGTGGAGGTAGCAAAGGTTTGCGGCTCGGTTGGTCTTTCTGTTGCTGCACACAATTCTTTGTGTACTGGGCACATCCTGGCTTTTGCCAATGAGGAGCAGAAACAGAAATGGTTACCTAAGCTGGCTACAGCAGAATGGATTGGTGCCTGGGGTTTAACTGAGGCAAATACGGGTTCGGATGCCCTGCGTATGATGACCACAGCAGTGCTGGACGGTAATGAATATGTAATTAATGGGGCGAAGAACTGGATTACTCATGGTAAAACCGGAGATGTAGCAGTAGTAATGGTGCGTACAGGTGATAAAGGAGATTCTAAAGGAATTTCTGCTATTGTAGTAGAACGGGGTACGCCTGGTTTTTCGGCGGGTAAAAAAGAGAATAAATTAGGCATGAGGGCCTCGGAAACAACCGAGATGATATTTGATAATTGCAGGGTACCGAAAGAAAACCTGTTGGGTAAAGAGGGAGAAGGCTTTAAACAAGCGATGAAGGTACTCGATGGCGGTAGGATTTCTATTGCAGCTTTATCACTAGGTATTGCCCGGGGGGCTTATGAATCAGCTGTTGCCTATGCCAAGGAAAGACATCAGTTTGGACAGCCCATAGCTAGCTTTCAGGGCATCAGCTTTAAGCTTGCAGATATGGCCACTGAAATTGAGGCTGCAGAACTATTGATCAGGCAGGCCGCCGATCTAAAGAACCGGGGCTTACCTATGAGTAAAGAATCTGCGATGGCCAAGTACTTTGCTTCAGAAGTAGCGGTAAGGTGCGCTACAGAAGCAGTGCAGATTTTTGGCGGCTACGGTTATACCAAAGATTTTCCGGTTGAAAAATTCTATCGTGACAGTAAGCTTTGTACGATAGGGGAAGGCACCTCTGAGATCCAGAAGATCGTGATTGCAAGGGAAGTGCTGAAAAATTAA
- a CDS encoding adenine phosphoribosyltransferase, translating into MIESKIKSTVRDVPDFPKQGITFKDITPILKDPALCQEITAALAGRLKGLDIDVVAGIESRGFLFGPALAQLLNVPFVPIRKAGKLPYKTVQQSYDLEYGTATIEVHEDALLKGQHVLIHDDLLATGGTVVAASELVKQLGAEVAGYSFIIALEFLNGKARLTPYSDNIFSLAAY; encoded by the coding sequence ATGATTGAATCAAAAATAAAATCGACAGTGCGGGACGTACCCGACTTCCCTAAACAGGGTATCACTTTTAAGGACATAACCCCGATATTAAAGGATCCGGCATTGTGCCAGGAGATTACGGCAGCACTTGCCGGCCGGTTGAAGGGTTTGGATATTGATGTGGTGGCCGGTATAGAAAGCAGGGGCTTTTTATTTGGGCCAGCGCTTGCACAGCTGCTGAATGTACCCTTTGTGCCCATTAGGAAAGCCGGGAAGCTACCCTATAAAACGGTACAGCAATCGTACGATTTGGAATATGGTACGGCTACCATAGAAGTACACGAAGATGCTTTGCTGAAAGGGCAGCATGTACTGATTCATGACGACTTACTAGCAACAGGGGGAACTGTGGTTGCAGCTTCTGAACTGGTAAAGCAACTGGGGGCAGAGGTAGCCGGGTACTCGTTTATTATTGCGCTGGAATTTTTAAACGGAAAGGCCAGATTGACACCTTATTCGGATAATATATTTTCTCTGGCTGCTTATTGA
- a CDS encoding ComEA family DNA-binding protein, translating to MKKWLDIFAFSRQEFNGLLVLICLIGVVMLVPPVYRLMKPEPQITVAEKRALLQLARRERDKINPGQRYKVTADQQWQKEKPDLFIFDPNSIGQAEWEKLGLSFKQARAILNYRAKGGRFKQVEDLKKMYTISRQMFERLAPYVRITNKAPDIVFKPYPKTNYVKAEMELIELNGADTTELEKIKGIGRVFANRIVKYRERIGGFCKKEQLMEVFGLDSVKYQEIKGQVAVDLLRLRKININTVEFNGLKNHPYIRYKQINALIQYRKQHGNYSNIADLYKVAILNQETIDRLAPYLEF from the coding sequence ATGAAGAAATGGCTGGATATTTTTGCCTTCAGCAGGCAGGAGTTTAATGGACTGCTGGTGCTGATCTGTTTGATAGGGGTGGTTATGCTGGTTCCTCCTGTTTATCGTTTAATGAAGCCTGAACCGCAGATTACGGTTGCCGAAAAGAGGGCGCTTTTACAACTGGCAAGGAGGGAAAGGGATAAAATAAACCCTGGACAGAGGTACAAAGTAACAGCTGACCAGCAATGGCAGAAAGAAAAACCTGATCTTTTTATTTTTGACCCAAATAGTATTGGGCAGGCAGAATGGGAAAAACTGGGCTTGTCATTTAAGCAGGCCAGGGCTATTCTAAATTACAGGGCTAAAGGCGGGAGATTTAAACAGGTTGAGGACCTGAAAAAAATGTACACCATAAGCAGGCAAATGTTTGAGCGGCTTGCACCATATGTACGAATAACTAATAAAGCTCCTGATATTGTGTTTAAGCCGTATCCGAAAACCAATTATGTGAAAGCTGAAATGGAGCTTATTGAACTGAATGGAGCGGATACCACGGAGCTTGAAAAGATAAAAGGGATTGGAAGAGTATTTGCAAACCGTATTGTAAAATACAGGGAGCGTATCGGCGGTTTCTGTAAAAAGGAACAGCTAATGGAGGTTTTTGGGCTGGACTCTGTAAAATACCAGGAGATTAAAGGGCAAGTGGCTGTGGATTTGTTGCGACTAAGGAAGATAAATATCAATACGGTAGAGTTTAATGGCCTGAAGAATCATCCCTATATTAGGTATAAGCAGATCAACGCATTGATACAATACAGAAAACAACATGGAAATTATAGTAATATTGCAGACTTATACAAGGTTGCTATTTTAAACCAGGAAACGATAGACCGTTTGGCGCCTTATCTTGAATTTTGA
- a CDS encoding lysophospholipid acyltransferase family protein — protein sequence MKIITTKEFAKATKIDKLGVPGLAALLMEMMKLNDINKVFSQNEHFNGLEFVDKILETIGVSIDFDEDDLKNIPKTGGFIAIANHPYGGVEGLALVKLLCTVRPEAKVMVNFILKKIPNLSEFFVAVNPFENVQHTSSISGLKATFDLLQSGTPIGIFPAGEVSTFSLDKQEITDRIWHPVVGKLIARAKVPVVPIYFHGNNGVLFNILSFIHPTLRTAKLPSEFLNKQGLKIKVRIGKPIHIEDISYHKNTNKLLDFLRARTYALGTGLEEERKLFNPINLFKIKKKPEPIIEETERNLIVEEVEQLESFRVWQEKNYEVYITPTAAIPNVLREIGRLREITFREVGEGTNKKIDLDNYDIYYHHLFIWDKELQNIVGAYRIGKGDEILNTMGRRGFYLSELFKIKEPFYPVLRKGIELGRSWIRKEYQQKPLPLFLLWKGILKYLLDNPQYRYMFGPVSISNNFSKFSKSLIVDYITKNHFDYELAHYVKPKNKFKADLSAIDKDLLIESSESLKDLDSLISDIENSHIKIPVLLRQYMNLNAKIICFNIDPKFSDCLDGFLVVDTQSIPPEMLEKIGKNF from the coding sequence ATGAAGATCATAACTACCAAAGAGTTTGCAAAAGCCACAAAAATCGATAAGTTAGGTGTACCGGGTTTGGCAGCTCTGCTCATGGAGATGATGAAATTAAACGACATCAATAAGGTTTTTTCACAGAATGAACACTTTAACGGCCTTGAATTTGTCGACAAAATATTAGAAACAATTGGCGTAAGTATCGACTTTGATGAGGACGACCTTAAAAACATACCCAAAACCGGCGGTTTTATAGCCATTGCCAACCATCCTTATGGCGGCGTAGAAGGGCTTGCCCTGGTAAAATTACTCTGTACCGTAAGGCCAGAAGCTAAGGTGATGGTGAACTTCATCCTGAAAAAGATCCCTAACCTGAGCGAGTTTTTTGTGGCCGTGAACCCCTTCGAGAATGTCCAGCATACCTCCAGCATCAGCGGGTTAAAGGCCACATTCGATCTCCTGCAAAGTGGTACGCCCATTGGCATCTTTCCTGCCGGGGAAGTTTCAACCTTTAGCCTGGATAAGCAGGAAATTACAGACAGGATATGGCACCCAGTAGTGGGCAAATTAATTGCCAGGGCTAAAGTGCCGGTTGTACCTATCTATTTTCATGGCAATAACGGGGTATTATTTAATATCCTCAGTTTTATACACCCAACACTACGTACAGCAAAACTGCCTTCAGAGTTCTTAAATAAACAAGGACTAAAAATAAAAGTCAGGATAGGAAAGCCAATTCATATCGAAGACATATCTTACCATAAGAACACCAATAAGCTCCTCGACTTTTTACGTGCCCGTACCTATGCATTGGGTACCGGCCTTGAAGAAGAAAGGAAACTGTTCAATCCCATCAACCTCTTCAAGATCAAAAAGAAACCCGAACCCATCATTGAGGAAACTGAGCGAAACTTAATTGTAGAAGAGGTTGAGCAGCTGGAAAGCTTCAGGGTATGGCAGGAAAAAAATTACGAAGTGTACATTACACCAACGGCAGCCATTCCGAATGTACTCAGGGAAATTGGCCGCCTAAGGGAAATCACGTTCCGTGAAGTTGGTGAAGGCACTAATAAAAAAATAGATCTTGATAATTATGACATCTACTATCATCACCTTTTTATATGGGACAAAGAACTGCAGAATATTGTAGGCGCATACCGCATTGGCAAAGGCGATGAAATTCTGAATACCATGGGTCGCAGGGGCTTTTACCTTTCTGAACTATTTAAGATCAAAGAGCCCTTTTACCCGGTTCTGCGTAAAGGTATAGAGCTTGGACGTTCCTGGATTCGCAAAGAGTACCAGCAAAAGCCGCTGCCTCTTTTCCTTTTATGGAAAGGCATTTTAAAATACTTGCTGGACAATCCCCAATACAGGTACATGTTTGGCCCGGTCAGCATCAGCAACAACTTCTCCAAGTTCTCTAAATCACTGATTGTAGACTACATCACTAAAAACCACTTCGACTACGAACTGGCCCATTACGTAAAGCCTAAAAACAAGTTTAAGGCCGATCTTTCTGCAATAGATAAAGATTTGCTGATAGAAAGCAGTGAATCTTTAAAAGATCTGGACAGCCTCATTTCCGACATCGAAAACTCACACATTAAGATTCCCGTATTGCTTCGTCAGTACATGAACCTTAATGCAAAGATCATTTGCTTTAATATTGATCCTAAGTTTTCTGATTGCCTTGATGGATTTCTGGTTGTCGATACACAGAGCATTCCACCAGAAATGCTGGAAAAAATTGGCAAAAACTTTTAG
- a CDS encoding type 1 glutamine amidotransferase domain-containing protein, with translation MKKKILFVVTSHDKKGSTGAPTGYYLAEVSHAWKVLKEAGYEIDFVSPKGGTPPVDGFDLTDAENKEFWEDKYYQGKISHSQKPAEVKPEDYLAIYYAGGHGAVWDLPDNNEISAIATKIYENNGVVAAVCHGPAGIVNIKLSSGKYLVEGKKVNGFTNEEEAAVKLDKVVPFLLEDKLIERGGIYEKSAPWQEHVLTDQRLVTGQNPQSARAVGKAVLALLAK, from the coding sequence ATGAAAAAGAAAATTCTGTTTGTGGTAACCAGCCACGATAAAAAAGGAAGTACAGGTGCGCCAACAGGTTATTACCTGGCTGAAGTAAGCCATGCCTGGAAGGTACTGAAAGAAGCCGGCTATGAAATTGATTTTGTTAGTCCAAAAGGAGGAACACCGCCGGTAGATGGCTTCGATCTTACAGACGCAGAAAATAAAGAGTTTTGGGAAGATAAATATTACCAAGGCAAAATTAGCCATAGCCAAAAACCCGCTGAAGTAAAACCGGAAGATTATCTGGCTATTTATTATGCCGGTGGGCATGGCGCTGTCTGGGACCTTCCGGATAATAATGAAATCTCGGCCATTGCAACTAAAATTTACGAAAACAACGGTGTAGTTGCAGCGGTGTGCCATGGCCCCGCAGGTATTGTGAACATCAAATTGAGCAGTGGTAAATACCTTGTAGAAGGTAAAAAAGTGAATGGTTTTACCAATGAGGAAGAAGCTGCTGTTAAGCTGGATAAGGTTGTGCCCTTTTTATTAGAGGATAAACTAATTGAACGAGGTGGTATCTACGAAAAATCAGCCCCATGGCAGGAACATGTGTTAACGGATCAAAGACTGGTTACGGGACAAAATCCACAGTCGGCCCGTGCAGTAGGAAAAGCTGTTTTAGCTTTGCTCGCTAAGTAA
- a CDS encoding Crp/Fnr family transcriptional regulator, protein MSIALRKHIEKITPLTDAEFDYVISLFTRKKMKKHQFLIQEDTEVLNDYWVWSGLLKAYHTDLEGKMHILQFAMEDWWISDYQALNNQTPATIAMDCIEDSELLVLSRDNKEKLCNELHKISNFFRQKSSAGYVALQQ, encoded by the coding sequence ATGAGCATAGCATTAAGAAAACACATTGAGAAAATTACTCCTTTAACGGATGCCGAGTTTGACTATGTGATTTCTTTGTTTACCAGGAAAAAGATGAAGAAACATCAATTTCTTATACAGGAGGATACTGAAGTATTGAACGACTATTGGGTATGGAGCGGCTTGTTAAAAGCTTATCATACAGATCTGGAGGGAAAAATGCATATCCTTCAATTTGCAATGGAAGATTGGTGGATTTCCGATTATCAGGCGCTTAATAACCAAACACCTGCCACTATTGCGATGGATTGCATAGAAGATAGCGAATTGCTTGTTTTATCGCGTGATAATAAAGAAAAGCTTTGCAATGAATTGCATAAGATTTCTAATTTTTTTCGTCAGAAATCCAGCGCAGGCTATGTAGCCTTGCAGCAGTGA
- a CDS encoding RNA polymerase sigma factor, with translation MKNLTLNAEICKHQNCLEAFALKFTKNIEDANDLVQDTIIRAIRYHEMYKEGTNLRGWLYTIMRNTFINQYRKDARRGAVVETSADLSSYQLSNSATSNLGEGKFVMEDINRALAKLEPEHSLPFLKYFEGYKYNEIAEELNIPLGTVKTRIHIARQLLKAQLKEHSKRFRVAAGQN, from the coding sequence ATGAAAAACCTGACATTGAATGCCGAAATCTGTAAACATCAAAACTGCCTGGAGGCATTTGCATTAAAATTTACAAAGAATATAGAAGATGCCAATGACCTGGTTCAGGATACCATTATCCGCGCCATACGCTATCATGAAATGTACAAAGAGGGTACAAATTTAAGGGGCTGGTTGTACACCATTATGCGCAATACTTTTATCAATCAATATAGAAAAGATGCCAGGCGTGGTGCTGTAGTAGAAACCTCGGCAGATTTATCTTCTTATCAGCTAAGCAATAGTGCCACGAGCAATTTGGGCGAGGGCAAATTTGTAATGGAAGACATTAATAGAGCTTTAGCTAAGCTTGAGCCAGAACATTCCTTGCCTTTTTTAAAATATTTTGAAGGCTATAAATACAACGAAATAGCCGAAGAGCTGAACATTCCGCTGGGTACGGTTAAAACAAGGATACATATAGCAAGGCAACTGTTAAAAGCCCAGTTAAAAGAGCATAGTAAAAGGTTTAGGGTTGCAGCTGGGCAAAATTAA
- a CDS encoding cold-shock protein: MPEGTVKFYQESKGFGFIVPANGEPEIFFHATALSEPVKQHDRVTYEVESGKKGLNAAKVRKL; the protein is encoded by the coding sequence ATGCCAGAAGGAACAGTTAAATTTTATCAGGAGTCAAAAGGGTTTGGCTTCATTGTACCTGCCAACGGGGAACCCGAAATCTTTTTTCATGCTACAGCACTAAGCGAACCCGTAAAACAGCATGACCGCGTAACTTACGAAGTAGAAAGTGGTAAGAAAGGACTAAATGCAGCAAAGGTACGGAAGCTTTAG
- a CDS encoding glycoside hydrolase family 43 protein, with protein MRRICCLLLASLFSVNFCAAQIKKSTLKFTNPIGTGADPWVIRHRGYYYVCQSNGDINSRGISVRKSSKLTELGKPVTVWTTPATGWNSSQVWAPELHYFNKKWYIYYAAGKAGPPYIHQRSGVLESVTDDPQGKYIDKGILNTGADSQDETGMIWAIDVNVGYIGKKLYAIWSGWEQNATTDKTSQHLYIAEMSNPWTISSNRVKLSSPDQPWETGGPLDLNEGPQFLMRNGQVFIIYSTRESWTPEYRLGQLRLKDPSGNPLDAGNWEKSGPVFQGTAKVLGTGHASFTQSPDGKEWWIFYHAKRTKSPGWARDLRLQKFTWGADGCPNFGTPVPAGVPLSVPSGE; from the coding sequence ATGAGAAGAATATGTTGCCTGCTGCTTGCGTCACTTTTTAGTGTTAACTTTTGCGCTGCGCAAATCAAAAAAAGTACCTTAAAATTTACAAATCCCATTGGAACGGGGGCCGATCCCTGGGTAATACGGCACAGGGGGTATTATTATGTTTGCCAAAGCAATGGCGACATCAATAGCAGGGGTATTTCGGTTCGTAAATCAAGTAAATTGACGGAGTTGGGTAAGCCCGTAACCGTATGGACCACTCCGGCAACAGGATGGAACAGCAGCCAGGTATGGGCACCTGAATTACACTATTTTAATAAAAAATGGTATATCTATTATGCGGCCGGTAAAGCCGGTCCTCCGTATATTCACCAGCGCTCTGGTGTATTGGAATCGGTTACCGATGATCCACAAGGGAAATATATAGACAAAGGCATTTTAAATACAGGAGCAGATAGCCAAGATGAGACTGGTATGATCTGGGCAATAGATGTGAATGTGGGCTATATTGGCAAAAAGCTTTACGCAATATGGTCTGGGTGGGAGCAGAATGCCACTACCGATAAAACATCTCAGCACCTTTATATAGCCGAAATGAGTAATCCATGGACGATCAGCTCTAACCGGGTTAAGCTATCCAGCCCAGACCAGCCATGGGAAACAGGTGGGCCGCTGGATTTAAACGAGGGCCCACAGTTTTTAATGAGAAATGGCCAGGTTTTTATCATTTATTCAACCCGGGAATCCTGGACCCCGGAATACCGGCTTGGGCAGCTACGGCTAAAAGATCCTTCGGGAAACCCACTTGATGCAGGAAACTGGGAAAAAAGCGGCCCGGTGTTTCAAGGTACTGCAAAAGTACTGGGTACCGGGCATGCCAGTTTCACGCAATCGCCAGACGGTAAGGAATGGTGGATATTTTATCATGCCAAAAGAACTAAAAGCCCGGGCTGGGCCAGAGACCTGAGGTTGCAAAAATTTACCTGGGGCGCAGATGGTTGCCCCAATTTTGGCACCCCGGTTCCGGCAGGAGTTCCTTTGTCTGTTCCTTCCGGAGAATAA